A genome region from Euphorbia lathyris chromosome 4, ddEupLath1.1, whole genome shotgun sequence includes the following:
- the LOC136227885 gene encoding probable sphingolipid transporter spinster homolog 2, whose protein sequence is MEQSEEPNKTIPIPHSDDDKLTPNPNTTPIPPSKEVQLQMDDKNSSLLASVPQPPWFTPKRLLVIFCIINLINYVDRGAIASNGVNGSSGTCSGNATCADATGIQGDFSLSNFQDGVLSSAFMVGLLVSSPIFASLAKSYNPFRLIGVGLFVWTLAVVGCGFSVNFWTITVFRMFVGVGEASFISLAAPFIDDNAPVSQKTAWLGIFYMCIPTGYAVGYVYGGLVGTHFNWRWAFFGEAVLMVPFVVVAFCLKPLQMKGFVPAESNKALTSVETDVSEDSEEVSANKDDILLAKEDKSMNQCSIFMKDMKTLLVEKVFVVNVLGYVAYSFVLGAYSYWGPKAVSNIYNMKNADMIFGGITIVCGIIGTIAGGLILDSMTSTIPNAFKLISTATFFGAIFCFGAFCSKNMYIFLGLFAIGELLVFATQGPVSFISLHCVKPSLRPLSMAISTCSIHIFGDVPSSPLVGVLQDHINNWRTTTLILSGILFPAAVIWFIGIFLKSVDRYNEESEHQVRSSKTTPLIDGNGVSATATSAESPSQV, encoded by the exons ATGGAACAAAGCGAAGAACCCAACAAAACGATTCCAATTCCACATTCGGATGATGATAAGCTAACCCCAAATCCAAACACAACCCCAATACCACCGTCTAAGGAAGTTCAACTACAGATGGATGATAAAAACTCAAGTTTATTAGCTTCTGTTCCTCAGCCCCCTTGGTTCACTCCTAAAAG gttGCTGGTAATCTTTTGTATCATCAACTTAATAAATTATGTTGATAGAGGAGCAATAGCAAGCAATGGTGTCAATGGAAGTAGTGGAACTTGCTCAGGAAATGCTACCTGTGCAGATGCTACAGGAATACA GGGGGACTTTTCTCTAAGCAATTTTCAAGATGGAGTTTTATCATCTGCTTTCATGGTTGGACTGCTTGTTTCTTCTCCAATATTTGCCTCACTAGCAAAGAG CTATAACCCTTTTAGGCTTATTGGAGTTGGATTGTTTGTTTGGACACTTGCAGTGGTTGGTTGTGGTTTCTCAGTTAACTTCTGGACAATTACAGTTTTCCGCAT GTTTGTTGGCGTTGGTGAAGCTTCATTTATAAGTCTTGCGGCCCCATTTATAGATGATAATGCTCCAGTTTCTCAG AAAACGGCATGGCTTGGAATATTTTACATGTGTATACCAACAGGATATGCTGTCGGCTATGTGTATGGTGGATTG GTTGGAACTCATTTTAACTGGCGTTGGGCGTTCTTTGGAGAGGCAGTTTTGATGGTTCCATTTGTTGTTGTAGCGTTTTGTTTGAAACCTTTACAGATGAAAG GTTTTGTTCCTGCTGAATCAAATAAAGCACTGACATCCGTAGAGACAGATGTCTCAGAAG ATTCAGAAGAGGTTTCTGCCAATAAAGATGACATATTGCTTGCTAAGGAGGATAAAAGCATGAATCAATGCTCAATATTCATGAAAGACATGAAAACTCTATTGGTTGAGAAAGTTTTTGTCGTAAATGTTCTGG GCTACGTAGCATACAGCTTTGTACTTGGCGCATACTCATATTGGGGCCCTAAGGCTGTTAGTAACATTTATAATATG AAAAATGCAGATATGATATTCGGAGGGATTACAATAGTTTGTGGAATAATCGGCACAATAGCTGGAGGTCTTATTCTGGACAGCATGACTTCCACAATCCCTAATGCTTTTAAG CTTATATCAACAGCTACATTTTTCGGAGCGATATTTTGTTTTGGTGCGTTCTGTTCTAAGAACATGTACATTTTTCTTGGCCTTTTCGCGATTGGTGAACTACTGGTTTTTGCAACTCAG GGTCCAGTGAGTTTTATATCTCTTCATTGTGTTAAACCAAGTCTAAGACCTCTATCTATGGCTATATCTACTTGTTCGATCCATATCTTTGGTGACGTGCCTTCCTCACCCCTTGTTGGGGTCCTCCAG GATCATATTAACAATTGGAGGACAACTACTCTTATTCTATCAGGCATTTTGTTTCCAGCAGCAGTGATCTGGTTTATAG GAATATTCCTGAAAAGTGTAGATAGATATAATGAAGAAAGTGAGCATCAAGTTAGAAGTTCAAAAACAACACCTTTAATTGATGGAAATGGAGTTTCTGCAACAGCAACTTCTGCAGAGTCCCCATCACAAGTgtaa